One region of Bombyx mori chromosome 27, ASM3026992v2 genomic DNA includes:
- the LOC101739452 gene encoding DNA-directed RNA polymerases I, II, and III subunit RPABC5 — MIIPVRCFTCGKVIGNKWEAYLGLLQADYTEGDALDVLGLKRYCCRRMLLGHVDLIEKLLNYSPLEK, encoded by the exons atgattaTTCCAGTACGATGTTTCACATGCGGGAAGGTTATAGGAAACAAATGGGAAGCTTACTTAGGCCTGCTACAGGCGGATTACACAGAAGG tGATGCTTTGGATGTCCTTGGATTGAAAAGATACTGCTGCAGAAGAATGTTGCTCGGACACGTGGATCTCATTGAAAAACTCTTGAATTATTCCCcattagaaaaataa